A window of the Cannabis sativa cultivar Pink pepper isolate KNU-18-1 chromosome X, ASM2916894v1, whole genome shotgun sequence genome harbors these coding sequences:
- the LOC115702417 gene encoding RING-H2 finger protein ATL5-like produces MDSINDTTTPANYALNGKIMLCSVVILFIIICLVVFFHSYSRWFTNPSRRRRSRRQILARNNSITQRNAVVSSQGLDLSILKTIPTFVYSSSIHRVGVGAALLECAVCLSEFEDNDLGRALPKCSHVFHVECIDLWFGSHSNCPLCRAPVLSESPAHGPETSAQIFITVGEMGLESDSESRVIDVADDRLGGEMSCSESSPVGSLRPEWCRGDKPADLVSLGLQESRREMESGSPDISRVKYPGNRVMSLKRIWSV; encoded by the coding sequence ATGGACAGCATAAACGACACTACAACACCCGCCAACTACGCCTTAAACGGCAAGATAATGCTCTGTTCAGTAGTCATTCTCTTCATCATCATATGTCTCGTCGTTTTCTTCCATAGTTATTCTCGCTGGTTCACTAATCCCTCTAGACGACGTCGTTCACGCCGTCAAATTCTTGCTCGTAATAATTCCATTACTCAAAGAAACGCTGTCGTTTCATCTCAAGGTTTGGACCTCTCTATCCTCAAAACTATCCCCACCTTCGTTTATTCCTCTTCTATCCACCGTGTCGGGGTTGGCGCCGCTTTGCTAGAATGCGCCGTGTGCTTATCCGAGTTCGAAGACAACGACTTAGGCCGTGCTTTGCCCAAATGCAGCCACGTCTTTCACGTCGAGTGTATCGATCTCTGGTTCGGCTCACACTCCAACTGCCCTCTTTGCCGGGCCCCTGTCCTATCCGAATCTCCGGCCCATGGGCCTGAAACTTCGGCCCAAATCTTTATAACAGTGGGTGAAATGGGTTTAGAGTCAGATTCAGAGTCTAGAGTAATCGACGTTGCTGATGATAGATTAGGCGGGGAGATGAGTTGCTCGGAATCTTCTCCGGTGGGTAGTTTAAGGCCGGAGTGGTGCCGGGGAGATAAACCGGCTGATCTTGTGAGTTTGGGTTTGCAAGAGTCAAGAAGAGAGATGGAATCGGGTTCGCCCGATATAAGTCGGGTTAAGTATCCGGGGAATCGGGTTATGTCGTTGAAGAGGATTTGGAGTGTGTAA